In one Microbulbifer pacificus genomic region, the following are encoded:
- a CDS encoding MarC family protein: MDTLTAFLTLLFVMDPLGNIPVFLAALKNVPPRRQLYVIMRELIFALIVLLVFLYGGRFVLAWLGLSQEAIRIAGAIILFLIAIRMVFPMEGGIMGERLEGEPFFVPLAVPLVAGPSTMAILMLMTNSEGEQLWNWTLALLGAWAVSAVILLASSPLARLLGNRGLIAVERLMGMVLVMLAVQLFLDGIKQSLG, translated from the coding sequence TTGGACACGCTAACCGCCTTCCTCACCCTCCTCTTCGTCATGGACCCACTGGGCAACATCCCGGTATTCCTGGCCGCCCTCAAGAACGTACCTCCTCGACGACAGCTCTATGTGATCATGCGTGAGTTGATCTTCGCACTGATTGTGCTGCTGGTGTTCCTGTACGGGGGGCGCTTTGTGCTTGCCTGGCTTGGGCTTTCACAGGAGGCGATAAGGATTGCCGGGGCGATAATTCTGTTCCTGATCGCTATTCGCATGGTATTTCCCATGGAAGGGGGAATCATGGGAGAGAGGTTGGAGGGCGAACCCTTTTTCGTACCGCTGGCGGTACCTTTGGTGGCCGGGCCCTCTACCATGGCGATTCTGATGCTGATGACCAACAGCGAAGGAGAGCAGTTATGGAACTGGACCCTGGCTCTACTCGGCGCCTGGGCTGTTTCCGCCGTGATTCTGCTGGCCTCCTCACCACTTGCTCGACTTTTAGGCAACCGCGGGTTGATTGCGGTCGAGCGCCTGATGGGAATGGTTCTGGTGATGCTGGCCGTGCAACTTTTCCTCGACGGGATAAAGCAAAGCCTGGGCTGA
- a CDS encoding 2OG-Fe(II) oxygenase, which produces MIKISKKLKVNELRKAFSDSGKLHIPGFLEPDSAIFLASELASRRDWSLVFNSQGKHYDISYAHYMTLPEKSKTELREAIYSQAGSEFQYFFKNIPVYDIYHKADVEDEFIASVFEFINGDEFLGIIAEITGQHTITFGDVQATSFEPGHFLTSHDDYVAGKNRRIAYVINLTSEWLSDWGGALQFSSKEGPGFDGYFPVFNAINLFKVPQLHSVSMVTPFSLKSRVSITGWLRSGKDPEYV; this is translated from the coding sequence GTGATTAAAATCTCCAAGAAGCTAAAGGTAAACGAATTAAGGAAGGCATTCTCAGATTCTGGAAAATTGCATATTCCCGGATTTCTTGAGCCGGACTCCGCCATTTTTTTGGCTAGTGAGCTGGCCAGTAGAAGAGATTGGAGTTTAGTTTTTAACAGCCAAGGTAAGCACTATGATATTAGCTATGCGCACTATATGACGTTACCTGAAAAGAGCAAAACGGAGCTCCGTGAGGCAATATATTCCCAAGCTGGTAGCGAGTTCCAGTATTTTTTTAAAAACATACCGGTTTATGATATTTATCATAAAGCTGATGTAGAAGATGAATTTATTGCAAGCGTATTTGAATTTATCAATGGAGATGAATTTCTCGGAATTATTGCAGAGATAACAGGGCAGCACACAATTACATTTGGGGATGTTCAGGCGACTTCGTTTGAGCCAGGGCATTTTTTAACGTCTCACGATGATTATGTCGCGGGGAAGAACAGGCGGATTGCGTACGTTATTAATTTAACATCCGAATGGCTTTCAGATTGGGGTGGCGCTCTGCAGTTTTCTTCGAAAGAAGGCCCTGGATTTGATGGATATTTTCCTGTGTTTAATGCAATTAATCTGTTTAAGGTCCCGCAGTTGCATTCAGTCTCCATGGTTACTCCATTTTCCCTTAAAAGCAGGGTTTCTATTACGGGATGGCTTAGGAGCGGCAAAGATCCTGAATATGTGTAG